A region of Drosophila gunungcola strain Sukarami unplaced genomic scaffold, Dgunungcola_SK_2 000205F, whole genome shotgun sequence DNA encodes the following proteins:
- the LOC128265987 gene encoding uncharacterized protein LOC128265987 gives MADETPHVERRWCGLGNHKLRTPYRVLRNPHLLKFGQRINSELRSQPLCLSCYRALERLYNLKNNNAKMHAERRRRAAAANSSTLTSTETKGSSSTVNAANVPPSSGRSSSQDGGPTTSAAAAAKRARTQLEAPVASESTETPFDDDDDDPNSNLSLNAVNGTRLPHIQPIPRRRQFVHLNKKAMDIYLAGTTGG, from the coding sequence ATGGCTGATGAAACACCGCATGTGGAACGACGATGGTGCGGCCTGGGAAATCACAAGCTGAGGACCCCGTACCGCGTTCTGAGGAATCCGCATTTGCTCAAGTTCGGCCAACGGATAAACTCCGAGCTCCGTTCACAGCCACTCTGTTTGTCCTGCTACCGTGCTCTAGAAAGGCTCTACAATCTCAAGAACAACAATGCGAAGATGCACGCGGAGCGCAGAAGACGGGCTGCGGCTGCAAACAGTTCGACATTGACTAGCACTGAGACCAAGGGGTCTAGTTCCACGGTCAATGCCGCAAATGTGCCTCCATCTTCAGGGAGAAGCTCCTCCCAGGACGGAGGACCCACCACTAGTGCCGCGGCAGCTGCAAAAAGAGCCAGAACGCAATTGGAGGCACCGGTAGCCTCGGAAAGCACAGAAACCCCTttcgacgacgacgatgacgatcCCAACTCCAATCTGAGTCTGAATGCCGTCAATGGCACCCGATTGCCCCATATTCAACCGATTCCTCGCAGACGTCAGTTCGTGCACCTTAACAAGAAGGCCATGGACATATATCTGGCAGGAACAACTGGGGGATAA